The Candidatus Hydrogenedentota bacterium genome includes a region encoding these proteins:
- a CDS encoding thiolase family protein: MRDVYVVSAVRTAIGKAKRTLSQVNPVQMGMLVVKEAVKRAGVPGERIEDICFGCAFPEGEQGMNIARVVGLVAGLPETVPAFTINRYCSSGLESIMLTAAKIKTGILDVAIAGGVESMSMIPMGGVKFAPDAVAVREHPDVYIGMGNCADNVARDFNISRQECDEFALLSNQRAVAAIDAGKFKEQIVPVPVPTPNGVIMFDVDEGPRRDTTLEGLAKLKPAFAGPGRKGAVSTAGNSSQMSDGASAVCLMSEDAMKEFGATPLAKVRGYKVAAASCMYLGPAQLVAIPKACELSGIKIEDVGLFEANEAFASQCLYVRRELNLDPEKVNVNGGAIALGHPLGCTGAKLTTQVIYEMRARGVKYGMVTMCIGGGMGAAGVFELCE; this comes from the coding sequence ATGCGTGATGTATATGTGGTTTCAGCGGTTCGCACGGCGATCGGAAAAGCCAAGCGTACGCTGTCGCAAGTCAATCCCGTCCAGATGGGCATGCTGGTGGTCAAGGAAGCCGTCAAACGGGCGGGTGTGCCCGGGGAACGCATCGAGGACATTTGTTTCGGTTGCGCGTTTCCCGAAGGCGAGCAGGGCATGAATATCGCTCGTGTGGTGGGTTTGGTGGCCGGTCTTCCGGAAACGGTCCCGGCTTTTACAATCAACCGGTACTGTTCGTCTGGTTTGGAGTCCATCATGTTGACCGCCGCCAAGATCAAAACCGGCATCTTGGACGTGGCGATTGCCGGCGGTGTCGAATCCATGAGCATGATTCCGATGGGCGGCGTGAAGTTTGCCCCGGATGCGGTTGCGGTGCGTGAACATCCGGATGTATATATCGGAATGGGCAACTGCGCCGACAACGTGGCGCGCGACTTCAACATTTCGCGGCAGGAATGCGACGAGTTCGCCCTGCTCAGCAATCAGCGCGCCGTTGCCGCGATCGATGCGGGCAAGTTTAAGGAGCAAATTGTGCCGGTGCCGGTGCCGACGCCCAATGGCGTGATAATGTTCGATGTGGACGAAGGTCCGCGGCGCGACACGACGCTCGAGGGTCTTGCCAAGTTGAAGCCGGCCTTCGCGGGCCCCGGTCGCAAGGGCGCGGTTTCCACGGCGGGCAATTCGAGCCAGATGAGCGACGGCGCGTCGGCCGTGTGCCTGATGAGCGAAGATGCCATGAAGGAGTTCGGCGCGACGCCGTTGGCGAAAGTGCGCGGCTATAAGGTGGCGGCGGCGTCGTGCATGTATCTTGGGCCGGCCCAATTGGTCGCGATTCCAAAGGCGTGCGAACTTTCGGGCATCAAGATTGAGGACGTGGGGCTTTTCGAAGCGAACGAGGCGTTCGCATCGCAGTGCCTGTATGTTCGCCGGGAACTCAACCTCGACCCCGAGAAAGTCAACGTGAACGGCGGCGCGATCGCGCTGGGCCATCCGCTGGGCTGCACGGGCGCCAAACTGACCACGCAGGTCATCTACGAGATGCGGGCGCGTGGCGTCAAGTACGGCATGGTGACCATGTGCATCGGCGGCGGCATGGGCGCGGCCGGCGTGTTCGAACTTTGCGAATAA
- a CDS encoding 3-hydroxyacyl-CoA dehydrogenase/enoyl-CoA hydratase family protein, which translates to MRDIKRVAVLGSGVMGGAIAAHLANCGIPTLMLDIVPPNLSDKDKTNPDKRNGFAAASKAALLKAKPSPLYSKSWIDLITIGNFEDDFAKIADCDWICEVVKEDLNIKSKVFEQVAKHRAKGSIVSTNTSGIPIASMLGPMDEDMRKHFVGTHFFNPPRYLKLLEIIPGPDTLPEVVETMAAFGENVLGKGIVYAKDTPNFVANRILTFMMSYIMHEMTKDEFKLTFEEVDALTGPIIGHASSATFRTGDLVGMDTFVHVVANVYNGCPNDEQRDLLVSPPWLTKMLEKGYYGAKSGSGFFKKTAEKDEKGKPIILSLNPETLEYVPQVKPMFDCIGAAKKAKTLADKVRIMHSGEDKGSKFLWKVFSNSAIYAANRIPEIADDIVNIDNALKWGFAWEQGIFEAWDTLGFASVCDRMEKDGLTLPPIAVAMKKAKAESFYKTENGKKLYFDLGSKSYKPVPLPSTFIVLDSLRETGKEIARNDDASLIDLGDGIVCCEFHCKMNAIGQGIVEMLAEGTRLVNEGQFQGMVVGNQGPHFSAGANLMLILMFINDKNWDAIRQMIGGLQGANMAMRFCRGPVVSAPHHYTFGGGIEVAQHAARSVIAGETYGGLVEAGVGLIPAGGGTKEMLRRAMTYVPVGLPEPNPMPYLRRAFESIATAKVSTSGAELIEYGYFLESDLIVTNWDQQIKRAKDVCLGLIAAGYKPPLPARLTAFGEPARAVFGAALFNMQQAGWASEHDATIAMKVAHILTGGDRAPGTPITEQDLLDLECEAFLSLCGMEKTQARIQHMLLNNKPLRN; encoded by the coding sequence ATGAGGGACATCAAGCGTGTAGCAGTACTGGGTTCGGGCGTGATGGGGGGCGCGATTGCGGCGCACCTCGCGAATTGCGGTATCCCGACATTGATGTTGGATATCGTGCCGCCGAATCTGTCCGACAAGGACAAGACAAATCCGGACAAGCGCAACGGTTTCGCGGCGGCGAGCAAGGCCGCGTTGCTGAAGGCAAAACCGTCGCCGTTGTATTCGAAGTCGTGGATTGACCTGATCACGATCGGAAACTTCGAGGACGATTTCGCGAAGATTGCCGATTGCGACTGGATCTGCGAAGTCGTGAAGGAAGACCTGAACATCAAATCGAAGGTGTTCGAGCAAGTGGCGAAGCATCGCGCGAAAGGATCCATCGTCAGCACGAACACGAGCGGCATCCCGATTGCCTCGATGTTGGGTCCGATGGACGAGGATATGCGCAAGCATTTTGTCGGCACGCATTTCTTCAACCCGCCGCGGTACCTGAAATTGCTCGAAATCATTCCCGGCCCGGACACGCTTCCCGAAGTCGTCGAGACCATGGCGGCGTTCGGCGAGAACGTGCTCGGCAAGGGCATCGTGTATGCGAAAGACACGCCGAACTTCGTCGCGAACCGCATTCTCACCTTCATGATGTCGTATATCATGCATGAAATGACGAAGGACGAGTTCAAACTGACGTTCGAGGAAGTGGACGCGCTGACGGGTCCGATCATCGGGCATGCGTCGTCCGCGACGTTCCGCACGGGCGATCTGGTCGGGATGGACACGTTCGTGCACGTCGTGGCGAACGTCTACAACGGCTGCCCGAACGATGAGCAGCGCGATCTGCTCGTGTCGCCGCCGTGGCTGACGAAGATGCTCGAAAAGGGCTACTACGGTGCGAAGTCGGGTTCGGGTTTCTTCAAGAAGACCGCCGAGAAGGATGAAAAGGGCAAGCCGATCATCCTCTCGCTGAACCCGGAAACGCTCGAATACGTTCCGCAGGTGAAGCCGATGTTTGATTGTATCGGCGCCGCCAAGAAGGCCAAGACGCTCGCGGACAAAGTTCGGATCATGCACTCCGGCGAGGACAAGGGGTCGAAGTTCCTGTGGAAGGTCTTCTCGAATTCGGCCATCTACGCGGCCAACCGCATTCCGGAAATCGCGGACGACATCGTCAACATTGACAATGCGCTGAAATGGGGTTTTGCGTGGGAACAGGGCATTTTCGAGGCGTGGGACACGCTTGGATTCGCCTCCGTGTGCGATCGCATGGAGAAGGACGGTCTGACACTTCCGCCGATAGCCGTGGCGATGAAGAAAGCCAAGGCCGAATCCTTCTACAAGACGGAGAACGGTAAAAAACTGTATTTCGATCTCGGATCGAAGTCCTATAAGCCGGTTCCGTTGCCCTCGACGTTCATCGTATTGGACAGCCTTCGCGAAACCGGGAAGGAAATCGCACGAAACGATGATGCCAGCCTGATTGACCTCGGTGACGGCATTGTGTGCTGCGAATTCCATTGCAAGATGAACGCGATCGGCCAAGGCATCGTCGAGATGCTGGCCGAAGGCACGCGGCTGGTCAACGAGGGCCAGTTCCAAGGCATGGTCGTCGGCAACCAAGGCCCGCACTTCTCGGCGGGCGCCAACCTGATGTTGATCCTGATGTTCATCAACGACAAGAACTGGGACGCCATTCGGCAGATGATAGGCGGATTGCAGGGCGCGAACATGGCGATGCGGTTCTGCCGGGGTCCGGTTGTGTCGGCTCCGCATCATTACACGTTCGGCGGGGGTATCGAGGTTGCCCAGCATGCCGCGCGCTCGGTTATCGCAGGCGAGACGTATGGCGGCCTGGTCGAGGCGGGCGTGGGCCTGATCCCGGCCGGCGGCGGCACAAAGGAAATGCTGCGGCGCGCGATGACCTATGTGCCGGTCGGCCTTCCTGAACCCAATCCGATGCCCTACCTCCGCCGCGCCTTCGAAAGCATCGCGACCGCCAAGGTCAGCACGAGCGGCGCGGAATTGATCGAGTACGGTTATTTCCTGGAGAGCGATCTCATCGTGACCAATTGGGACCAACAAATCAAACGCGCCAAGGATGTGTGCCTTGGCCTGATTGCCGCTGGTTACAAACCGCCGCTGCCGGCGCGCCTGACGGCTTTCGGCGAACCGGCGCGGGCGGTGTTCGGCGCGGCGCTGTTCAACATGCAGCAGGCCGGATGGGCGTCTGAACACGACGCGACCATCGCCATGAAAGTGGCGCATATCCTGACCGGCGGCGACCGGGCGCCCGGCACGCCGATTACCGAGCAAGACTTGCTCGATCTCGAATGTGAAGCGTTCCTGAGTCTTTGCGGTATGGAGAAGACCCAGGCCCGTATCCAGCATATGCTGCTTAACAATAAACCGTTGCGGAACTAG